From Sceloporus undulatus isolate JIND9_A2432 ecotype Alabama chromosome 6, SceUnd_v1.1, whole genome shotgun sequence, one genomic window encodes:
- the SPA17 gene encoding sperm surface protein Sp17: protein MAIPFSNTTQRIPPGFANLLEGLAREVLRSQPEDIPTFAAKYFETLLIEREKTGYDPSEWGAKLDDRYYNNRAFNELAPPGGGDKSEEKGEEPAAEAEESVKKAETKGSGINLTEEQAAIKIQATFRGYKTRKEMESSKEEPKEGKEEEKEEGKEPEKEAGTEAGTETRKEEETSKPDQKEPQ from the exons ATGGCGATTCCATTCTCCAACACCACTCAGCGCATTCCTCCAGGATTTGCAAATCTGCTTGAAGGGCTGGCCAGGGAAGTCTTAAGGAGCCAACCTGAAGATATACCAACCTTTGCCGCCAAGTATTTCGAAACTCTCCTCATCGAAAGAGAAA AAACTGGGTATGATCCAAGTGAATGGGGAGCAAAGCTAGACGATAGATACTACAATAATCGTGCTTTTAAT GAACTTGCACCGCCAGGTGGTGGGGATAAAtcagaggagaagggggaagaacCTGCTGCAGAGGCA GAGGAGtcagtcaagaaagcagaaacTAAAGGAAGTGGTATTAATTTAACAGAAGAACAAGCTGCTATAAAAATCCAGGCCACTTTCAGAGGGTACAAAACacgaaaagaaatggaaagctcAAAGGAAGAgccaaaagaaggaaaggaagaggaaaaggaggaaggaaaggaacctGAGAAAGAAGCAGGAACAGAAGCTGGAACAGAAaccaggaaggaggaagaaaccaGCAAACCTGACCAAAAAGAGCCACAGTAA